The Desulfovibrio intestinalis DNA segment CCCGGCGGGCCTGAGTATTGAAGACGGTGTGCGCAAGCTCAGCTATCTGGTGCGGGGAGCCTTTGCCAGAGGACTGAGCGGCGTAAACCTCAAGGACGACATGCCTCTGGACGGCGGGCACAAGGAACTGGTGTAGCCTGACGAGAAGGATTGTGTAAAATGCGTGAAATCACCAGAGCGCACAACAGTTCCCGCAGTGCTCCGCGATTGCCGTGTTCATCTGTCCGACCCGCTTTCCCTGCTGGCCGAAAATGAACCGTGCGCCATATTCTCGTGGCAGGACACACACCCTTTGACTTCTATCTGTGAAGCTTGCTTTCTGGCGCGGGTGTTGCGGACGGGTTTGCCGTGGCAGCGCGAACAGCCACCACGATCAGGGTGGGGATTCTTTTTCAGATATTCCAAATGCGCGGCCTGGCCCTTTGCCGACACCGGGCCACTTTGGGCGGCGTTCAGCATCAAATCTTCATGGCAGGCCCGGCAGTTGGCGTCAGCCACATATTTTCTGGCCGTCTCCCGCATCTCGGACCGGTCCAAAAGCAAATTCTCAGAAGTAAAATGCGTCCAAAGTGAACTGATACCCACGGCAACTTTTGTTTCTAGCATGGAAATCGGGCCAGAACTGGAAACGTGGCACTGCGCGCATCCTATGGGCTTGCCGTTTGCATCCCTGGCGTGGGGCGATCGCGAAAGTTCTTCTTTATAGGAACGCATTTCATGACAGGAAAGGCAAAAACCATCCTGCGATGTTGCGACCAGAGAAGCGCCGGACACAAAAAAGCCAACAAGCAGCAGCCCCCCCCTTAATCCCAAGGAGCATTATAACCTTGGAAAACACGCAACCAACCCCTACTTTTCTGCTAAATACTGCCCCGGCTATCCGTTGCCGCTTTCCTTGATGTGCGCCAAAGCCTGCGACAAAATGGGAGAAATATGTTCATCCGCGATGGTATAATAGACAATTTTACCTGAGCGCCTGAACGTAACCAGTTTAAGCTGCCGAAGAACCTTCAGATGATGTGAAATGGCTGGCGTGCTCATTTCAAGCAACGCGCCAATGTCGCAAACGCACATCTCCGCTGCCAGCAAGGCATACACAATCTTGAGCCGCGTCGGGTCACCAAGACATTTGAACAACTCTGCCATTTCGCCAAGAGAGGAATCTGGCAACAGTCCTTCTTTCACCTGATCCACCACGTCCTGATGGATGATCGTGCAGCAGCAGACGGGGCTTGTTTCGAGCTTGTCGGGCATGTCTCCTCCTTCAAATAAACAATTAAGCAATCATTTACTTGTTTGTCAAGATTGTATACGGTCGGGGCAGTACAGCTTATTCCATTTCCTTCAGGAGAAGCAGGATGCTCAAAAACATGTCAGAAATCAAACCGGCCACGGCGCGCTCCGATCAGCCCCAGAGCTGCGCTACTGCCCCAACTGCTTGCGGTTGCTGCTCATGCGGAACCACCACACAGCCTTCCACACTGGCTCCTGTGTCTGGACAGTCCTTACACCGGGCAACATATACAATTGAGAATATGGATTGTCCTACCGAGGAAGCCCTGATCAGAAAAAAACTTGAGGGCATGCCAGGCGTTGACAGGCTTGAGTTCAACCTGATGCAGCGAATGCTTACCGTGCACCACTCGCTGGACTCGCTGGGCGAAGTTGAAAAGGCCCTCACGTCCATTGGCATGCAGGCCGAACCTGTGTTTGACGGCAGGGGCATCCCCTCACTTTTTTCCGTTACCGGAATGTGCTGCCCCACAGAAGTCGGGATGATACGTGCCAAGCTGACGCCTATCGACGGCATCATCGGCCTTGATTTTAATCTGATCCAGCGCACGCTCAAAATTGTGCACGAGCCTGAGGCCCTTTCTGCAATCACTGCCGCGCTTGAATCTCTGGATATGGGGGCAAGCCTGCTGGACACGGAATCTTCAGCTCCCGCCTCCACATCAGCACCAGTCAACTGGCGCAGGCTGGGCATTGCCGGTGCTGCCGCAGTGGCCTCCGAAGTAGTGGAACTCGCTTCCGGCAACACCACGATAGTTCTTGCTCTGGCTCTGGCTGCCATTCTGATTGGCGGGCTTTCCACCTACAAAAAGGGCTGGATCGCCCTGAAAAATCTTAACCTGAATATGAACGCGCTGATGTCGTTCGCAGTCACGGGCGCGCTGCTGATTGGGCAATGGCCTGAGGCCGCTATGGTTATGGTGCTGTTCACGCTGGCAGAGGTTATTGAAGCGCGCTCACTGGACCGTGCCAGAAACGCCATCCGTGGCCTCATGGAACTTGCGCCTGACAAAGCCACCGTGCAGCAGCCGGACAACACCTGGGCCGATGTGGATGCCAAACAGGTTGCCATCGGGAGCCGGGTACGCGTCAAACCCGGCGAACGCATCGCTCTTGACGGAGAGATCGAGGAAGGCCACTCCGCTATCAATCAGGCCCCCATTACAGGCGAAAGCCTGCCTGTGGAAAAGGCGGCAGGCGACACCGTCTTCGCGGGAACCATCAACGAATCAGGTTCCTTCATATACCGGGTTATGGCTGGAGCCGACGATTCCACCCTGGCCCGGATCATTCATGCGGTTGAAGAAGCTCAAGGGAGCCGCGCCCCGACGCAGCGTTTTGTAGACCAGTTTGCCCGCTACTATACTCCAGCGGTCTTTATTCTGGCCCTGGCCGTTGCTCTTGTGCCGCCGCTGGCGTACGGAGCGCCCTGGATGGACTGGATATACAGGGCGCTGGTGCTTCTGGTCATTGCTTGCCCCTGCGCTCTGGTTATTTCAACACCCGTAAGTATCGTCAGCGGTCTTGCGGCAGCCGCCAGAAAAGGCATCCTCATCAAGGGTGGCGTGTACCTGGAAGATGGCCGCAAACTGCGCTGGCTGGCGCTGGACAAAACAGGCACCTTGACTCACGGCAAGCCTGTTCAGACAGATTTCGTTCCCTGGGGCGAGGCTGATCCGGCCAGTGCCCAGTCTCTTGCGGCAAGCCTGGCCGCCCGTTCCGACCATCCCGTGTCAAAAGCGCTGTCGATGGCCGCAATCCACGATAATGTCGTTGTTCAGGAAGTGGAAAACTTCGCGGCCTTGCCCGGAAGAGGGGTTCAAGGGAGTGTCGGTTCGGAGGTTTACTACCTCGTCAACCACAGGATGATTGATGAGCTCGGCCTCTGTTCGCCAGAATTGGAGGCACATCTTTCCGGTCTGGAAAAGCAGGGAAAAAGCGTGGTGTTGCTTGCCAACGCCAAGCTGGTGCTGGCTGTTTTTGCGGTGGCTGATACAGTGAAGGAAACCAGCCAGCAGGCGGTTTCAGAACTTCATGCCCTTGGCGTGCAAACAGTAATGCTCACGGGTGACAACTCCCACACCGCCGAAGCAATTGCCGCCCAAGTGGGAACAAGCCGCGCCCACGGTGGCTTGCTGCCTGAAGACAAACTGCAAAAAATTGAGGAACTGGTTTCCACTGGAACCAAAGTCGGCATGGTTGGCGACGGTATTAACGATGCCCCCGCCCTTGCCAGAGCCGACATAGGTTTTGCAATGGGAGCCGCAGGGGCGGATACGGCCATTGAAACCGCCGATGTAGCCCTTATGGACGACGATCTGCGTAAAATTCCTGCCTTTATCCGGCTTTCTCGGGCAACATCCAGCGTGCTCAAGCAGAATATCGGCCTGGCCCTGGGCATCAAGACCATATTTGTGGCGCTGACATTCGCCGGGCAAGCGACCTTATGGATGGCTGTGTTCGCAGATATGGGAACCAGCCTGCTGGTTGTGTTCAACGGTTTGCGGCTCCTGCGAAAATAGTTTTGAAAAGGTGCGGCATCAGAAAAATGCTGCATCTCACCGCCATCTGCCACATAAGAATCCGCGGAGTTCCTGGCTTTAACGCTTGAACTCTGCGGATTCTGTTTGGCAATGGTATATGCCTGATCCTGCCAATTGAACCACCCAGACAAACCATTTTCACTATAAAAAACCTTAAAAGCATTCCTTATGGCTGAAACATTACTGTATACTGGAACCTTTTAAATGCCATGTTAAAATTTTTAATGAATATCACATAATATACACATGCTCTATCAAAAATTATCTAATTGAAAAAGTTTTTATTGAATTTTCTTGCAGATAAACTAGTCTTTAAAAACTTAAAGAACGTCTTTTTGCAGATCAGCAATGAAAAAACTGCTGATATTTGCCTGTTTACAGGAAAAGACGGCCTGTGCGGTCTGCCATTTTTATGAATAGCGCACCCACTGTGAATAATGCTTGCCCGTCCTGCACATTTTGGATTTTGTATCTCTGAAATACCGGCACAGCAGCGAGGGAAAGCAAGTGGGCAGCCAGATACGCTTGGACTCAAGATATTTCACATAACAACTATAGTATTTGATTATTAGAAGTTCTTTAGCAGATACAGAATAACTTAGTTATATTTTCGCTATTTTTTTTGCCTAGGCCGTTTAGTGCATATTATGACGTACAATTTACGCTTGGCTAAATTAAAAATAATTTTTCTGTCACGATGGAGCACATCCGCGCGGCGCATTCTCGGCCCAAGGCATGCCCTGGGCTGCACACTATTGCAGGAGACAAAATGAAGCGTAGAGAATTCCTTATTGCTACAGCAGGGCTGCTTGCCACTACAACACTGCCCGCTGTGTGTTTTGCCGGAACATCCCCTACCCTGCCCCTGGGCGTCATAAAAGGGGCCACTCCCATTGATCAGGGCATGGCGATTCACGAAAAAGATTTCACCATCTACAATGGAAAAATTGCTGTATCTTTTGCTGTTGGTTCCAACAATTACTGGAACATGACCAGCGGCAGCATCCTCGACATTGCAGTCATGAAAGACGGCAAATTCGGAACAGACCTGGTCAACGACATAGAATTTCTTAACGACCTTTGGTCTGCCACCGGATCGTACAACAATGAAGACCTGCTGCATGTTCCTTCACAGGACATCCTTTGCAAGCAGGAAAAAGATAAAATCGTGGTCACGGTAAACAGCCGCTACTGGACCAAGGGGCATACCCTTCCCCTCAGTGTCACCATCCAGTACACGCTTGAAGCGAATAAAAACTACATTGGCCTTAAAACCACAGTCCACAACCCTGCAGGCAATGAGCCCTACGAAAACATGTACAGCGGCTACTCTTTGAGCACCCTTGCCGCCAGCATGTACGGCCCCTTTGGCTACTACCCCGACCTCAAGGCCACGGGCATTGCCGTTGGAGCGGATAAAGACGTGCAGGAACGCTTTGGCGACTTTATCGTCACCTACGGCAAGGACTATGCTGTCGGCGTGCAGGTTGACGGCGCCAACGCCTACAAGGGTTCCAGCGGCTACAAAGACCTGTATGTGCTGCGTACCATCGAGCCTGGAAAAACATACGAATACACAGGCGAAATTATCGTTATTGACAAGGGCGAAACCGCGCCCATACTTGAACGCTATCAGGAAAAAGACCCCGCGCTGCCCTTTGCCCTTGTGCAGGGCCAGGTTAAAGACAGCAGCGGCAAACCGGTTCCCGGCGCTTTTGTCATCATCAGCAAAGAAGGCGCATACAAGGAAACCGTGAAGTCCCACGGCGCTGATGCGGTCAAAAAAGACATCATGCAACCCCTTGTGTGGAAAATGACTGACGAGAAGGGCAATTTCTCAATGAAGCTTCCACAGGGCAACTATAGTACCCACGTCGAAGCCAAGGGCTATACCCCCTCGAACAGCCAGTTGATGGCGCTTGCGGCTGACCAGAAAGTTCAATTCTCGGTGAAGGATGGAGCCAAGGCCATTTTCAAGGTGGTCAACGAAAAAGGCGAGCCCGTTCATGCCAAGATAAAGGTTGGCGGCACAACCTCAACCGTCAAAACCCTTGGCGGAACAGTATTTTTTTCTGATCCCAAGACGCATGAAATCCGTGCGGACATTCCTGCGCCCGAAAACGAACTGACGTTTACCATCACCCACGGCAGCGACTTTGAAAGTCTGCCCGTAGTGGTCAAGCAAACCGTCAAGCCCAAAGAAATACTTAAAAAGACCATCACCATTCCCACTGCCATTCAGACTTCCAGCAGAAAATGGTACAGTGCCGACATCCATCAGCACTCGGACATTGGCGACGGCGCAACTCCCATCAAGGAACTGCACAAGGGTCAGCTGGCTGCCGGCCTGGTCTGTCTTGCCGTGTCTGACCACGACTCTGTGGCCAATAACGCAGAAATGGATAAGCTGGCGCACACGACGGGCAATCCCTTCCTTTCCAGCCTTGAAGTTTCTCCCGGTTGGGGGCACTGGGGCATTCTTGGGGCAGATTACAAGCAAAAGCCCATATCCCCAGACCTTACTCCTGCGGAAATCATCAAGGCCGGGCACGCCATGGGCGCTCTTGTCGTCATGAACCACCCGTACACCGACTACGGCTTCCTGCATAACCGTGACGGCGTAAAGGGCGGCCACGCCCCGGGCAGTGATGACTTTGACCTGCTTGAAATCCAGTCGACCATTGACCTGAAAGATCCCAAGAATATGGACAAGCGCGCTCTTGATGCCGCTATGGCCTACTGGAATAAAGGAAAAAAAATCTATCTCAGCTCTGGCTCTGACCAGCACGACGTGACGTCCATTCTCTATCCCGGCATCATCAGAACGTACGCACACGTTGACGGCAAAGTGACCTCCAAGTCCTACATGGCAGCCCTCAAGGCCGGAAACAGCTACATTACTATGGGGCCCATCATCACTCCCGGCAGCGACAGCATGTTCGGCTCCACCAAAACCGTAACAGCCGGAAAAGCCATCACGCTGAACGCCGAACTGCAAGCCGTTCACGGCCTGAAAAGCATTGAGGTGTACAGCGAGGGCAAACCTGTGGGCAAAAAAGAATTCAATGACACCAAAGACGCCGTGGCCTACAGCTTTGAGGCTACCCCTGAAAAGGACACCTGGTACAACTTTGTTGTAATGGATGGCAAAGGCCGCTACGCCGTCACCAACCCCATCTGGGTTGAAGTGAAGAAATAGATAGCGGCGGGCTGGAGCATTTTAACTTTGAAAAAATTTAAATGCTCTAACGCTGCACAAGGATGCAGCGCGCCGCAACGCGGCGTGGATTCTGCCGAGAATCGCATTTTGGCAAAATGACAGCCTTGAAATCCAATACATTTCAAAGTTAATCTGCTCTATTGATACAAAATGCCCACGCAGTAGTTTTTACTGCGTGGGCATTGCTATTATATCGGCTGAGCCGCCAAGGCTCACAGCCTCTTCGCCCAGCGAAGCGTCGATGAGGTTGGGGACAAAAAATTATGGCAGTTTTTCTACAGAGGCCCCTGCTCATAGGCGCATATCTGACTAGAAGATGCTATGGCATTACGCCCGTTGGCTTTAGCTCTGTACAGGGCTTCATCCGCAGCTTTGACAATCTCCTCATTGGTGCTCATTTCGCAGTAGGCGCACACGGCTTCAATGGCCCTCACCCCGATACTGATGGTCACCCGGCCCCACGGGCTTTCAGAATGCGGAATATTGAGATCATAGACAGCCTTGCGAAGCCGCTCCGCTATGACCATTGCGCCCGCATCGTCCGTGCCGGGCATGACCACAACAAATTCCTCGCCTCCATAGCGAAACAGGCAATCAGTGGAGCGCAACAGGCTCCCTGTCATGGCCTTGACGATACTGGCCAGACAGTGGTCCCCTGCAAGATGTCCATATACGTCATTGAAAAGTTTAAAAAAATCCACATCAATGAATGCCACGCCAAGACAGCCGCCAGTACGCCCCAGACTCAATACCTCACGGGTGAGAAATTCATCAAAGTATCTGCGGTTATATGCCCCAGTGAGGTAATCCCTGGCATTCATTTCCTCAAG contains these protein-coding regions:
- a CDS encoding NapC/NirT family cytochrome c gives rise to the protein MGLRGGLLLVGFFVSGASLVATSQDGFCLSCHEMRSYKEELSRSPHARDANGKPIGCAQCHVSSSGPISMLETKVAVGISSLWTHFTSENLLLDRSEMRETARKYVADANCRACHEDLMLNAAQSGPVSAKGQAAHLEYLKKNPHPDRGGCSRCHGKPVRNTRARKQASQIEVKGCVSCHENMAHGSFSASRESGSDR
- a CDS encoding ArsR/SmtB family transcription factor, encoding MPDKLETSPVCCCTIIHQDVVDQVKEGLLPDSSLGEMAELFKCLGDPTRLKIVYALLAAEMCVCDIGALLEMSTPAISHHLKVLRQLKLVTFRRSGKIVYYTIADEHISPILSQALAHIKESGNG
- a CDS encoding heavy metal translocating P-type ATPase, whose protein sequence is MSEIKPATARSDQPQSCATAPTACGCCSCGTTTQPSTLAPVSGQSLHRATYTIENMDCPTEEALIRKKLEGMPGVDRLEFNLMQRMLTVHHSLDSLGEVEKALTSIGMQAEPVFDGRGIPSLFSVTGMCCPTEVGMIRAKLTPIDGIIGLDFNLIQRTLKIVHEPEALSAITAALESLDMGASLLDTESSAPASTSAPVNWRRLGIAGAAAVASEVVELASGNTTIVLALALAAILIGGLSTYKKGWIALKNLNLNMNALMSFAVTGALLIGQWPEAAMVMVLFTLAEVIEARSLDRARNAIRGLMELAPDKATVQQPDNTWADVDAKQVAIGSRVRVKPGERIALDGEIEEGHSAINQAPITGESLPVEKAAGDTVFAGTINESGSFIYRVMAGADDSTLARIIHAVEEAQGSRAPTQRFVDQFARYYTPAVFILALAVALVPPLAYGAPWMDWIYRALVLLVIACPCALVISTPVSIVSGLAAAARKGILIKGGVYLEDGRKLRWLALDKTGTLTHGKPVQTDFVPWGEADPASAQSLAASLAARSDHPVSKALSMAAIHDNVVVQEVENFAALPGRGVQGSVGSEVYYLVNHRMIDELGLCSPELEAHLSGLEKQGKSVVLLANAKLVLAVFAVADTVKETSQQAVSELHALGVQTVMLTGDNSHTAEAIAAQVGTSRAHGGLLPEDKLQKIEELVSTGTKVGMVGDGINDAPALARADIGFAMGAAGADTAIETADVALMDDDLRKIPAFIRLSRATSSVLKQNIGLALGIKTIFVALTFAGQATLWMAVFADMGTSLLVVFNGLRLLRK
- a CDS encoding CehA/McbA family metallohydrolase, with product MKRREFLIATAGLLATTTLPAVCFAGTSPTLPLGVIKGATPIDQGMAIHEKDFTIYNGKIAVSFAVGSNNYWNMTSGSILDIAVMKDGKFGTDLVNDIEFLNDLWSATGSYNNEDLLHVPSQDILCKQEKDKIVVTVNSRYWTKGHTLPLSVTIQYTLEANKNYIGLKTTVHNPAGNEPYENMYSGYSLSTLAASMYGPFGYYPDLKATGIAVGADKDVQERFGDFIVTYGKDYAVGVQVDGANAYKGSSGYKDLYVLRTIEPGKTYEYTGEIIVIDKGETAPILERYQEKDPALPFALVQGQVKDSSGKPVPGAFVIISKEGAYKETVKSHGADAVKKDIMQPLVWKMTDEKGNFSMKLPQGNYSTHVEAKGYTPSNSQLMALAADQKVQFSVKDGAKAIFKVVNEKGEPVHAKIKVGGTTSTVKTLGGTVFFSDPKTHEIRADIPAPENELTFTITHGSDFESLPVVVKQTVKPKEILKKTITIPTAIQTSSRKWYSADIHQHSDIGDGATPIKELHKGQLAAGLVCLAVSDHDSVANNAEMDKLAHTTGNPFLSSLEVSPGWGHWGILGADYKQKPISPDLTPAEIIKAGHAMGALVVMNHPYTDYGFLHNRDGVKGGHAPGSDDFDLLEIQSTIDLKDPKNMDKRALDAAMAYWNKGKKIYLSSGSDQHDVTSILYPGIIRTYAHVDGKVTSKSYMAALKAGNSYITMGPIITPGSDSMFGSTKTVTAGKAITLNAELQAVHGLKSIEVYSEGKPVGKKEFNDTKDAVAYSFEATPEKDTWYNFVVMDGKGRYAVTNPIWVEVKK